The genomic interval CTGACAAAAGGAATAGAAAATATTGGCTATGAAATTACAGGAAAACCGGATGCAACCATCTTCGCATTCCAGGACAACAACAATAGCATATTTACCACAGGAGTAAATATGATTGAAAAGGGATGGTATCCACAGATCCAGCCTTCAAACCTGGAACTTGGATTACCCTCAACTATCCATCTAAACGTATGCCCTGTGCATGTGGAAGTAGCAGATGAGTTCCTTTCAGACCTGGAAAATATACATAAAAATGCCGGAAAGGATTCCGGTTCACGGGAGCTTGCAGTTGAATCTAGGGATAAGGCTGTGGATTATCTGGTGAATCTGATTGAACAGAACCCTGAAAAGAAAACATTGTTCTTCCACATGATATACAATCTTGATCCTGAAAAAGGGGAAGAAATATTCAGAAAAATTACAGACATGGATTTTCATGCGGCCGAAGAATAAATATTTATAAAAAAATTAAAATTTATAGAGGTCGGAGGAAAGGTATTTCAATCCACTGTCAGGCAGTACCGTTACAACAATTGAACCACGATCCATTGTTTTATCAAGCTTCATGGCAGCAGCAACATTTGCACCGCCGGAAAAACCTGGAAATATGCCTTCCTTTGATGCAAGATGCCTTGCTGTATCAATAGCTTCATCATCGGTTACACTGAGATATCCATCGACAAGTGATTCATCCCAGTATGGTGGTTTCACGGCATGCCCGCCACCCTGAATTTTATGCCTGGTTGTTATAACCTGCTTTCCTGCTAAAAACTGTGCCGAATCAGGTTCAACCGGGTAACATTTTATATCTTTGCGGAATTTTTTAAGTGCACTTGATATTCCTACAAATGTTCCACCGGTGCCAACAAAGGCAACAAAGGCATCTATGTTTCCATCAGATTGCTTTATAATTTCACTTCCAGTTGTGTATTCATGGATTAGGTAATTTACAGGGTTTATGTACTGGTTCGGCCTGTAGGCGTGGAGCTCCTCTGTCAATTCATCTGTTTTCTTCTCAACAGCTTCATTATCCTTCCGTGATACAACATCCGGCTCCTCGCCTGGCTGCTGCGGAACAAGGACAACATGAGCGCCAAGTGCCTTTAACATTACCGTTTTTTCCATGGAATTGCCAGCAGACATGACAGTAATAAATTTATATCCCTTGACTGCACAGGCAATTGCAAGACCTATGCCAGTATTTCCAGATGTTTTTCCTATTACCGTATCGCCCTTTTTAAGTATGCCTTTCCGTTCTGCATCCTCAATCATTCCTATTGCTATCCTATCCTTAATGCTGAAACCGGGGCTATAGTACTCCAGTTTAACATAAATTTCTATGTTTCTGCAGCCGGTCCTGTTAAGCTTAACCAGGGGAGTATTCCCTATGGTGCTCAGGACGCTTGCTCTAACATCGTCCATTTAAATCATTTATTAATGCCCAATTACTATATAATATGTGCCCAATTAGCAAATTATGGCTTTATAGGATGATTCCGGGGTTACTAATTATTTGAATGCTCTATAGAGCCATAGGAAAAGATCGCCATAATAAAGAAAGGGCAAACAGCAGCAAAGATGAATTTTTAACCATGTACTGCCTTTACAGGAAAAGAACTTTTAAATATATCAGTCAATATCAACCTTAATGGCTACTATTAAAATCCTCCAGCTTTCACACGGGAAAATAATCCCTGATTACATATCTGCATATGCCATGAGGGTGAACCATCTTCTGGAAGGCAATTCATGGAAGATATGTTCTGTTGGCGGATTAATACTCCATGATGTTAAAGAAAATAAACTTGAAGAATACAGGTCATTGCTATCAACAACCTATTCCGTACTAAAAGGAAACAGGTCGCTGGAAATTGCCATATCGAAAGGGATACTTTTAAGGAAGAAATACATTAATTCTGTTAGAGCCCTGATTTCGGAAGCTGACGCAATTATTTTTGAAGGGCCCTGGGAATACCCCTTATTTGAAAAATTACTGGAAAATAAATTTGTAGTATACGATGCCCATAATGTGGAAAGCCTTCTCAGAACAGGAAATAAATATCATGATTACACAGAGGAGATTGAAGGGAAACTCGTTCAAAGGTCAAATTTATTAATTTCTGTATCTGAAAATGACCTTAAATATTTCAAAGAAAAATTTAATCCAGGAAATGCAATACTTTTAACACATTTGCTGAAAAACGT from Ferroplasma acidiphilum carries:
- a CDS encoding glycosyltransferase; the encoded protein is MATIKILQLSHGKIIPDYISAYAMRVNHLLEGNSWKICSVGGLILHDVKENKLEEYRSLLSTTYSVLKGNRSLEIAISKGILLRKKYINSVRALISEADAIIFEGPWEYPLFEKLLENKFVVYDAHNVESLLRTGNKYHDYTEEIEGKLVQRSNLLISVSENDLKYFKEKFNPGNAILLTHLLKNVKYQWNGEDSRDIIFIGSIYGPNIEAVEFILSLARTMPDFQFHIIGNVNTHGFPHKPGNVQFHGLIQDAEKDNLFGNSCIALNPIFTGGGRNVKMIDYIMHGLPVISTEIGIRGLSQYDLSGAVAVEKPEHFKETILKLTGNRDKLKSMSENTFKLKEKILATESSFTAYDIISKEYEKWKSGH
- a CDS encoding PLP-dependent cysteine synthase family protein; this translates as MDDVRASVLSTIGNTPLVKLNRTGCRNIEIYVKLEYYSPGFSIKDRIAIGMIEDAERKGILKKGDTVIGKTSGNTGIGLAIACAVKGYKFITVMSAGNSMEKTVMLKALGAHVVLVPQQPGEEPDVVSRKDNEAVEKKTDELTEELHAYRPNQYINPVNYLIHEYTTGSEIIKQSDGNIDAFVAFVGTGGTFVGISSALKKFRKDIKCYPVEPDSAQFLAGKQVITTRHKIQGGGHAVKPPYWDESLVDGYLSVTDDEAIDTARHLASKEGIFPGFSGGANVAAAMKLDKTMDRGSIVVTVLPDSGLKYLSSDLYKF